In a single window of the Argonema galeatum A003/A1 genome:
- a CDS encoding DEAD/DEAH box helicase family protein: MKIQFDSQQQYQLDAVKAVIDVFDGQPLAGGQFEISLAIGFGGAMTEMGFGNQLELSSAEILANIQAIQKCNEIELVEPREDIPLQHGMNFSIDMETGTGKTYIYLRTIHELNARYGFTKFIIVVPSVPIREGVLKNLEITKEHFQNIYGNQPFDYWVYNSKRVSNLRQFANSNQLQILVINIDAFNKKDISVIHKELDGLSGYRPIEFIQATNPIVILDEPQNMESDKAKEAIASLNPLCTLRYSATHKNLYNLLYRLDPVKAYDMKLVKQITVTSALEENSFNQPYILLESIKATKTKITAKLTIDVQKQNSPSRNSVSVSKNGVDLYELSGSRELYRGYVVNCIDAGFGYISFTNGVSLNIGEAIGNYGDDLMKAQIRETIKEHLDKELAVKRQLPDRPMKVLSLFFIDRVANYAATDGKIRQWFIEIYQELSQLPRYQNLNLPAVEDIHNGYFAQDTQGNAKDTNGATVADDSAYQLIMKDKERLLSPTEPLRFIFSHSALKEGWDNPNVFQICMLREVQSKVERRQTIGRGLRLPVDATGIRVFDPTINRLTVVANESYADFARALQTEIEEDCGVKFEGRIKNNRDRQKANLIPKWRENTDFLELWERIKHKTRYSVEYDTQELIKKAAAEIHKMSAITAPQIRLEKVALSYANTGVTSQLLSVTSSKTESIISHIPDLISYLQRETELTRDTLSSILLKSHRLSDIFINPQLFLDLATRAIRFTMQEFMVNGIKYERIAGEEYEMRLFEDWEIAGFIDNMLSVDHSIYDAIEYQSETERQFAEILDGREDIKLFIKLPPWFKVQTPLGTYNPDWAIVKQVSEDEQKLYLIRETKGTKEQLSLRKGEGAKIHCGQKHFDILNVDFDVVTTASEI; encoded by the coding sequence TTTAGCTATTGGCTTTGGTGGAGCTATGACCGAGATGGGTTTTGGTAATCAGCTAGAATTATCATCCGCAGAAATTTTGGCAAATATCCAAGCGATTCAAAAGTGTAATGAAATTGAACTTGTAGAACCGAGAGAAGACATACCGCTTCAGCATGGGATGAACTTTTCCATTGACATGGAAACGGGAACCGGAAAAACATATATTTACTTGCGTACCATTCACGAATTGAATGCTCGGTATGGTTTTACCAAGTTCATCATCGTTGTTCCTAGTGTGCCGATTCGGGAAGGTGTTCTGAAAAACCTGGAGATTACTAAAGAACATTTTCAAAATATTTATGGCAATCAACCCTTTGATTATTGGGTCTATAACTCCAAACGAGTCTCAAATCTACGCCAGTTTGCTAACTCTAATCAATTACAGATTCTTGTTATCAATATTGATGCTTTCAATAAAAAAGACATCAGTGTGATTCATAAAGAACTAGATGGGTTATCAGGATATCGCCCCATTGAATTCATTCAAGCCACTAACCCAATTGTGATTCTGGATGAACCACAAAATATGGAATCAGACAAGGCAAAAGAGGCCATAGCTAGTTTAAATCCACTCTGTACGTTACGTTATTCTGCGACTCACAAGAACTTATACAACTTACTTTATAGACTTGATCCCGTGAAAGCTTACGACATGAAACTCGTTAAGCAAATTACGGTGACATCTGCCCTGGAAGAAAACAGTTTTAATCAACCATATATTCTCTTAGAGTCTATTAAAGCAACCAAAACAAAAATTACTGCGAAACTAACGATCGATGTACAAAAACAAAATTCTCCTAGTCGCAACAGTGTATCTGTTAGTAAAAATGGAGTTGATCTATACGAATTATCCGGTAGTCGAGAACTCTACAGAGGCTATGTGGTTAATTGTATTGATGCAGGTTTTGGTTATATTTCCTTTACCAATGGAGTTAGCCTAAATATCGGAGAAGCGATCGGCAATTATGGTGATGATTTGATGAAGGCACAGATCAGAGAAACGATTAAAGAACATTTAGATAAAGAGCTTGCTGTAAAACGACAACTTCCCGATCGCCCGATGAAAGTTCTTTCCCTATTTTTTATCGATCGTGTTGCTAATTATGCTGCTACAGATGGCAAGATTCGCCAATGGTTTATCGAAATCTATCAAGAATTATCCCAACTACCGCGTTATCAAAATCTTAATTTGCCTGCGGTTGAGGACATTCATAATGGTTACTTTGCTCAAGATACACAGGGCAACGCCAAAGATACCAATGGTGCAACGGTAGCAGATGATTCAGCATATCAGTTAATTATGAAGGATAAAGAACGGCTATTGTCGCCAACAGAGCCACTTCGTTTTATCTTCAGTCATTCAGCATTAAAAGAAGGTTGGGATAATCCCAATGTTTTTCAGATATGTATGTTGCGTGAGGTACAATCAAAAGTTGAAAGACGACAAACCATTGGGCGAGGATTGCGCTTACCTGTAGATGCAACTGGGATTCGTGTTTTTGATCCAACAATCAATCGCTTAACAGTTGTAGCCAATGAAAGTTATGCCGATTTTGCCCGTGCTTTGCAAACCGAAATTGAAGAAGATTGTGGGGTGAAATTTGAAGGCAGAATCAAAAATAACCGCGATCGCCAAAAAGCAAACCTGATTCCCAAGTGGAGAGAAAACACTGATTTTCTGGAACTCTGGGAACGGATTAAACATAAAACCCGTTATTCTGTTGAATACGATACCCAAGAACTAATTAAGAAAGCGGCAGCAGAAATTCATAAAATGTCTGCCATTACCGCCCCACAAATCCGTTTAGAAAAAGTTGCTTTAAGTTACGCAAATACGGGAGTTACTTCACAGCTTTTGTCCGTCACCAGTAGCAAAACAGAATCCATAATTTCCCATATTCCCGATTTAATTAGCTATTTGCAACGAGAAACCGAGCTAACCCGCGATACTCTATCCAGTATTCTTTTAAAGTCCCATCGCTTGTCAGATATATTTATCAATCCTCAACTGTTTCTTGATCTAGCAACACGAGCAATCCGCTTCACAATGCAAGAGTTCATGGTGAACGGTATCAAGTATGAGCGCATTGCTGGGGAAGAGTATGAAATGCGTCTGTTTGAAGATTGGGAAATTGCAGGTTTTATCGACAATATGTTATCGGTAGATCACTCCATCTATGATGCGATCGAGTATCAATCTGAAACAGAGAGACAATTTGCTGAGATCCTAGATGGGCGAGAAGACATCAAATTGTTTATCAAGCTTCCACCTTGGTTTAAGGTTCAAACTCCACTCGGTACTTACAATCCTGATTGGGCGATCGTTAAACAAGTTTCTGAAGATGAGCAAAAACTCTACCTGATTCGAGAGACTAAAGGTACTAAAGAGCAGCTAAGCTTGAGAAAGGGTGAAGGTGCAAAGATCCATTGTGGTCAAAAGCATTTTGACATCCTGAACGTTGACTTTGATGTGGTTACAACTGCCTCAGAAATTTAG